CGGTCAGTGAGTGCCTGCTTTTGCTGCTAGAACACAACGATCAGGTGGTAACTCAACGCGTTTTCTTTGCCTCCGTCTGGGAAAAGCAGGGTGCGGTCGTCACCACCAACGCGCTGTATCAAACCATCTCGCAAATCCGCAAGGTTTTGAAATCAGGCGGAATAGAAGAAAACATCATTAAGACGCTGCCAAAAGAGGGGTTTAAGGCGACGGCAAACCTGAAAAAAGGGGAGCTGAATATGTTTATCCAACCGCAGAAAACCTCTCCGGTTTCCGTTTCATCCGAGGAATCTGCCATTGCACAAGCCGCCGCTGTCGCCATCCCTGGCGCGCCGCGCAGAGCGTCATTTTTCAATTCATCTCGCGCCTATACTCTGGCCGGAATTCTTTTTATTCTCTCCTGCGCCGTACTGTATTCAGTGTTGAAAGAGGGACAGTCTGAGGTTGAAAATTATCAGCCGATTGGCAAACTCAACGGGTGTGATGTTTATTCTTCCTGGCGTGATAAGACTAAAAGCCGTGAGATGTTTACCGCACTGACAAAGCGCTACGATATTCATTGTAATGCAGGGGGCACAGCCTGGATGACGCTCAATTTTGCGCAGCAAGGAAGCTCGGTTATTGTCTGCGATAGGATGCCGCAGGATAAAAATGCGCAGTGTGATTCTATTATTTACAGGCAGCAAAATCATGATGAATAAAATGACGCTTCGCTGGACACTCATCGCGCTTGCGATTGTGGCTCCGCTCCTTATCGCCTGGTACATTCATTACCAGCGTAATCATTTCAGCTGCGAAGCGCACACCACGGTTATTGATGATAATTATGTTCTCGATATTATTGCTGATTATTCATTTAACGGCGGGGAAGGGACGTATGAGACGTCTGGCGATTATATCCAGCCTGGGCAGCCTGTCGTGGCAATCAGCAATAAAATTGCCTTTAATTACTGGCGAGAAGCCGACAGCATTATTATGGTCTCGACTGAAACCAATGAGCGACCTAAAAAAAATCAGGCCTACAGACTGAGCATTCCTGATTTTTATCATGTACGTGACCGTGGGATCCGGGTTCAGATAACACCCGCTAACGCTTCAAGCTATTTCATCAGCTACGGCAATGCCCCTATTCTTTATTGTACTAAAGGATAAACATCGGTCTCGCTAAGTCCTTCTCTATTCAGGCCGTTTTATCTTGTTT
Above is a window of Lelliottia jeotgali DNA encoding:
- a CDS encoding transcriptional regulatory protein, C-terminal domain protein produces the protein MKKVYLINETLLFEPDVRRIGPLVGYPHRAVTLHGPVSECLLLLLEHNDQVVTQRVFFASVWEKQGAVVTTNALYQTISQIRKVLKSGGIEENIIKTLPKEGFKATANLKKGELNMFIQPQKTSPVSVSSEESAIAQAAAVAIPGAPRRASFFNSSRAYTLAGILFILSCAVLYSVLKEGQSEVENYQPIGKLNGCDVYSSWRDKTKSREMFTALTKRYDIHCNAGGTAWMTLNFAQQGSSVIVCDRMPQDKNAQCDSIIYRQQNHDE